A stretch of Rhodothermales bacterium DNA encodes these proteins:
- a CDS encoding DUF4038 domain-containing protein codes for MLPLRSIRRLSAALVCTLVFASAAPAQTPFPLRLSDTGRYLVDAAGAPFLIKEFSAWGLLQAISEEEEAAYLDSLKAEGFNAVMTSVVSNAPSQMGGNPPYWQGVPPFTVEWDFSTPNEAYFAHVDRFLRMAEEKGFFVMLVPCYLGYPGDASQGWWNEIRGPANTPEKLRRYGEFLGKRYAGTPNILWILGGDNDAKGEDEPYMRAMVAGIQAHDPDHLWTGHFDSTSGTPWSTDNPLYAEMMDIDAFYVWKEISLGDRGPQYVSELDRYRRGKMIIQMDQSYEHDVPHYADNENPQWIRRKMYGGLLSGAAGTSFSSGTLDNQAYWFKNWQDVMDTPGMKRVADVFRLFDRLPWHDLVPDRTTDVIVEGRGTFGSLDYVPAAGTPDGRFYVLYLPSGRTFYVNIQAMSGKTMRVHWYNPRTGRSIRIGHVGAGDTRFGIVAPDDQDWVMVFDSVESFQMP; via the coding sequence ATGCTTCCACTCCGTTCGATTCGCCGGCTGTCCGCCGCGCTCGTTTGCACCCTCGTCTTCGCCTCCGCCGCGCCGGCGCAGACGCCCTTCCCCCTCCGCCTCAGCGACACCGGACGCTACCTCGTCGACGCCGCCGGCGCGCCGTTTCTCATCAAGGAGTTCTCCGCCTGGGGCCTCCTCCAGGCGATCTCCGAGGAAGAGGAAGCCGCCTACCTCGACAGCCTAAAGGCAGAGGGCTTCAATGCGGTCATGACCAGCGTTGTCAGCAATGCGCCGAGCCAGATGGGGGGCAACCCGCCGTACTGGCAGGGTGTGCCGCCGTTCACGGTCGAGTGGGACTTCTCCACGCCCAACGAGGCCTATTTCGCGCACGTCGACCGCTTCCTCCGCATGGCCGAGGAGAAGGGCTTTTTCGTGATGCTGGTGCCCTGTTACCTCGGGTACCCCGGCGATGCCTCGCAGGGGTGGTGGAACGAGATCCGTGGGCCGGCGAACACGCCGGAGAAGCTGCGCCGCTACGGCGAGTTCCTCGGGAAACGCTACGCCGGCACGCCCAACATCCTCTGGATCCTCGGCGGCGACAACGATGCGAAGGGCGAGGACGAGCCGTACATGCGCGCGATGGTCGCCGGCATCCAGGCGCACGACCCCGACCACCTCTGGACGGGCCACTTCGACAGCACGTCCGGCACCCCCTGGAGCACCGACAACCCGCTCTATGCGGAGATGATGGACATCGACGCGTTCTATGTCTGGAAAGAGATCTCCCTGGGCGATCGCGGGCCGCAGTACGTGAGCGAGCTGGACCGGTACCGGCGCGGCAAGATGATCATCCAGATGGACCAGAGCTACGAGCACGACGTCCCTCACTACGCCGACAACGAGAACCCCCAGTGGATCCGGCGCAAGATGTACGGCGGCCTCCTCAGCGGCGCCGCCGGCACGTCGTTCAGCTCCGGGACGCTCGACAACCAGGCCTACTGGTTCAAGAACTGGCAGGACGTCATGGACACGCCGGGCATGAAACGGGTGGCGGACGTCTTCCGGCTGTTCGACCGACTGCCCTGGCACGACCTCGTCCCCGATCGCACCACCGACGTCATCGTCGAGGGCCGCGGCACGTTCGGGAGCCTAGACTACGTACCCGCCGCCGGCACGCCCGACGGGCGGTTCTACGTCCTGTACCTCCCCTCCGGCCGCACCTTCTACGTCAACATCCAGGCGATGAGCGGCAAAACCATGCGCGTGCACTGGTACAACCCGCGCACCGGCCGCTCCATCCGCATCGGCCACGTCGGCGCCGGCGACACCCGCTTCGGCATCGTCGCGCCCGACGATCAGGACTGGGTGATGGTGTTCGACAGCGTCGAGTCGTTTCAGATGCCCTGA
- a CDS encoding cation:proton antiporter: MEFSILNLLFVLLAAWLAGILASRFGYPSVLGELLAGIVLGPPLLGWLDGGPALAVLAEVGILLMMFYIGMEIDPRELKKASMGGFLAAIGGFITPFVLAYLAVVWAGGTAMAGVFVGIAAGVTSLATKSRILVDLQLLDTRIAHVMMAGALIADTLSLILFAGLMGVADTNALSVGALSIVVLKAVVFFAVVILAGLKVFPWVGAQLRRFKSMEGPALFMFFVLVVLLFAELAEVAGMHGILGAFMAGLFLREQALGRAMAKDLVDRVRVVSLGLLAPIFFVTAGFAVSLEVFTTNLGLLAIIVVLATVGKIAGTALFYLPTGHGWREGLTIGAGMNGRGAVEIIVAQIGLAAGLISQEIFSILVFMAIFTTATVPVFLKWGTDWLQRRGELVRTSGERSGYIIVSAGPSARALGKLLARSHPVRLIDRNPAHCDAAGADGLLAIQGNALDEDVLSEAGAGGARGCLVMTANPEVNALVARMAREVFRIPEVSIVGSGDADGHVALTDHLGIQSLFGGPRDLTRWDYRIDQGMVRTSPVMLERPIAGDALVQAVLPEDTYLPLAVERGAAVMPFHSGIALEAGDRIMTLLHDESTAAESDRFDRLAIDCPVLDIVHEIDLDGFFSMVGGVLAPRLGATPEAVTAWLHQREQHHPSVLLPGLAIPHIMIDHAPTFEIVIARSHKGILFPGDPEPVHTVFVLAGPPDMRTTHLRALSAIAQIVQRAGFEADWKAAADSEALRMLVLSAPRRRFASEAPSSERVTAG, translated from the coding sequence GTGGAATTTTCGATTCTCAACCTGCTGTTCGTCCTCCTCGCCGCCTGGCTGGCCGGCATCCTGGCGTCGCGCTTCGGCTACCCGTCCGTCCTGGGCGAACTGCTGGCCGGCATCGTCCTCGGCCCGCCCCTCCTCGGGTGGCTCGACGGCGGCCCGGCGCTCGCGGTACTGGCCGAGGTCGGCATCCTGCTTATGATGTTTTACATCGGGATGGAGATCGATCCGCGCGAGTTGAAGAAGGCCTCCATGGGGGGCTTTCTGGCGGCGATAGGCGGCTTCATCACGCCCTTCGTGCTGGCCTACCTGGCGGTGGTATGGGCGGGGGGGACGGCGATGGCCGGCGTCTTTGTCGGCATCGCGGCCGGGGTGACCTCCCTCGCGACCAAATCGCGCATCCTCGTCGACCTCCAGCTGCTCGACACCCGCATCGCGCATGTGATGATGGCGGGCGCGCTCATCGCCGACACGCTGTCGCTGATCCTGTTCGCCGGCCTGATGGGGGTGGCGGACACGAACGCGCTCAGCGTGGGGGCGCTGTCGATCGTCGTGCTCAAGGCGGTGGTCTTCTTCGCCGTCGTGATCCTGGCGGGCCTGAAGGTCTTTCCGTGGGTGGGGGCGCAGCTCCGGCGATTCAAATCGATGGAAGGCCCGGCGCTGTTTATGTTCTTCGTACTGGTGGTCCTGCTGTTTGCGGAGCTGGCGGAAGTCGCCGGCATGCACGGCATCCTCGGCGCCTTCATGGCCGGCCTCTTTTTGCGCGAGCAGGCGCTCGGGCGCGCCATGGCGAAGGATCTGGTGGATCGCGTGCGCGTCGTGTCGCTGGGGCTCCTGGCGCCCATCTTCTTCGTCACGGCCGGCTTTGCGGTCTCGCTGGAGGTCTTCACGACGAACCTCGGCCTGCTGGCCATCATCGTTGTGCTCGCCACGGTGGGCAAGATCGCCGGCACCGCGCTGTTCTACCTGCCGACGGGCCACGGCTGGCGGGAGGGGCTGACCATCGGAGCCGGCATGAACGGGCGTGGCGCGGTCGAGATCATCGTCGCCCAGATCGGCCTCGCGGCAGGCCTCATCAGCCAGGAGATTTTCTCCATCCTCGTGTTCATGGCCATCTTTACCACCGCCACCGTGCCCGTCTTCCTGAAGTGGGGCACCGACTGGCTGCAGCGCCGCGGCGAACTCGTCCGCACGAGCGGGGAGCGGAGCGGCTACATCATCGTCAGCGCCGGCCCCTCCGCCCGCGCGCTGGGCAAGCTGCTGGCCCGCTCCCACCCCGTCCGCCTCATCGACCGGAACCCGGCGCACTGCGACGCCGCCGGCGCGGACGGCCTGCTGGCGATACAGGGCAATGCGCTGGATGAGGACGTCCTGAGCGAGGCCGGCGCGGGCGGCGCGCGCGGCTGCCTCGTCATGACCGCCAACCCCGAAGTCAACGCCCTCGTGGCCCGCATGGCGCGCGAGGTGTTCCGCATCCCGGAGGTCAGCATCGTCGGCAGCGGCGACGCGGACGGGCACGTCGCCCTGACCGATCACCTGGGCATCCAGTCCCTCTTCGGCGGGCCGCGCGACCTGACCCGGTGGGATTACCGGATCGACCAGGGCATGGTCCGTACCTCGCCCGTCATGCTGGAACGGCCGATCGCCGGCGATGCGCTGGTGCAGGCCGTGCTGCCCGAGGACACCTATCTGCCGCTGGCTGTCGAGCGCGGCGCGGCCGTGATGCCGTTCCACAGCGGCATCGCCCTCGAGGCCGGCGACCGGATCATGACGCTGCTCCACGACGAATCGACGGCGGCCGAAAGCGACCGGTTCGACCGGCTCGCGATCGACTGCCCGGTGCTGGACATCGTCCACGAGATCGACCTCGACGGGTTCTTTTCGATGGTCGGCGGCGTGCTCGCACCGCGCCTCGGCGCGACGCCCGAGGCCGTAACCGCCTGGCTGCATCAGCGCGAGCAGCATCACCCGTCGGTGCTGCTGCCGGGCCTCGCCATCCCGCACATCATGATCGACCACGCGCCGACGTTCGAGATCGTGATCGCCCGCTCGCACAAGGGCATCCTGTTTCCGGGCGACCCGGAGCCGGTGCACACGGTGTTCGTCCTCGCCGGCCCGCCGGACATGCGGACGACCCACCTACGCGCCCTGTCCGCCATCGCGCAGATCGTCCAGCGCGCGGGCTTCGAGGCCGACTGGAAGGCCGCCGCGGACTCCGAGGCGCTCCGGATGCTCGTGCTGTCCGCCCCGCGCCGGCGGTTTGCCTCGGAGGCGCCGTCCAGCGAACGAGTCACGGCGGGCTGA
- the accC gene encoding acetyl-CoA carboxylase biotin carboxylase subunit, which translates to MAHHQKIRKLLIANRGEIAVRILRTCRQLGIRTVALYSEPDRMAPHVQLADEAYGIGPAPSAASYLVIEKIIAAAGASGADAIHPGYGFLSERAAFAEACENAGIRFIGPRPPAIRAMGDKTAARALMQEAGVPMAPGSPDAIADPAEAEDLAERIGYPVLIKAAAGGGGKGMRLVTASGEFRAALETAQREAGSAFGDPRVFIEKYIVEPRHIEIQVLADAHGNTVHLFERECSIQRRHQKVIEEAPSAILTPDVRARMGEAAVRAAQAVDYVSAGTVEFLVDRDLNFYFMEMNTRLQVEHPVTECITGLDLVAEQIRIAEGEPLGYTQDDLAIDGHAVECRIYAEDPAQQFLPDPGPLRVHRPPSGPGVRVDAGVEEGGEVPIYYDPMIAKLITYGPTRAVAIARMDAALAEYRIAGVETTIPFCRYVMQHDAFRSGRFSTHFVPDHFTPEALATIDRVPDDVAALAAAALAHRKKPAPRSAPASEAPSPWTRRGRT; encoded by the coding sequence TTGGCGCATCATCAAAAAATCCGGAAGCTGCTCATCGCCAACCGAGGCGAGATCGCCGTACGGATTCTGCGCACCTGCCGGCAGCTCGGCATTCGAACCGTTGCGCTGTACAGCGAACCCGATCGAATGGCCCCGCACGTCCAGCTCGCCGACGAAGCCTATGGCATTGGCCCCGCCCCCTCCGCGGCGTCGTATCTGGTCATCGAAAAAATTATCGCGGCTGCCGGGGCCAGCGGCGCGGACGCCATCCACCCCGGCTATGGTTTCCTTTCGGAGCGGGCTGCTTTTGCCGAGGCGTGCGAAAACGCCGGCATCCGCTTCATCGGTCCACGGCCGCCGGCGATCCGGGCCATGGGCGACAAAACGGCCGCCCGAGCGCTGATGCAGGAGGCCGGCGTTCCGATGGCCCCGGGCAGTCCGGACGCCATCGCGGACCCCGCCGAGGCGGAAGACCTCGCCGAACGCATCGGCTATCCTGTATTGATCAAAGCGGCGGCCGGCGGCGGCGGAAAAGGGATGCGCCTGGTGACGGCGTCCGGGGAATTTCGCGCCGCCCTGGAGACGGCCCAGCGCGAGGCCGGCTCGGCCTTCGGCGACCCGCGCGTCTTTATCGAGAAGTACATCGTCGAGCCGCGCCACATCGAAATCCAGGTGCTGGCGGACGCGCACGGCAACACCGTCCACCTCTTCGAGCGCGAGTGCTCGATCCAGCGCCGGCACCAGAAAGTCATCGAGGAAGCCCCGTCGGCCATCCTCACCCCCGACGTCCGCGCCCGCATGGGCGAGGCGGCCGTTCGGGCGGCGCAGGCGGTGGACTACGTCAGCGCCGGCACGGTGGAGTTTCTGGTGGACCGCGACCTCAACTTCTACTTCATGGAGATGAACACGCGGCTCCAGGTCGAACACCCGGTCACCGAATGCATCACCGGGCTGGACCTCGTCGCCGAGCAAATCCGCATCGCCGAGGGCGAACCGCTCGGATACACGCAGGACGACCTCGCGATCGACGGCCATGCCGTCGAGTGCCGGATCTACGCCGAAGACCCCGCGCAGCAGTTCCTGCCGGACCCCGGCCCGCTCCGCGTGCATCGCCCCCCCTCGGGCCCGGGAGTGCGGGTCGACGCCGGCGTGGAGGAGGGTGGCGAGGTGCCGATCTACTACGACCCGATGATCGCCAAGCTGATCACCTACGGCCCGACGCGCGCCGTGGCGATCGCGCGCATGGACGCGGCGCTCGCGGAGTACCGCATCGCCGGCGTCGAGACCACCATCCCGTTTTGCCGCTACGTGATGCAGCACGACGCCTTCCGCTCGGGCCGCTTCTCGACGCACTTCGTCCCGGATCATTTTACGCCCGAGGCGCTCGCGACCATAGACCGCGTGCCGGACGACGTGGCGGCGCTGGCGGCGGCGGCGCTGGCGCATCGGAAGAAGCCGGCGCCCCGGTCCGCGCCGGCATCGGAGGCCCCATCCCCCTGGACGCGCCGCGGCCGAACCTGA
- a CDS encoding J domain-containing protein, translating to MSEKKDYYKILGVHERAAPEEIKKMYRQLAREYHPDRNQGRSDAEERFKAVQEAYDILSDPRKRRMYDHQRREPIESFEAPNGDSFYRQADGSYVRRERRRPAQPPQESQPYTNGARPSGGVSGFFSRLFGGGEEEAPPGDKRGKLDLDTRLRLSFTQALKGGKTEVTLPHGETVRIKIPRGVQSGFKIRLKERGRVGSTAIGDLYVTFEVEPHHFFRRIGDDLHIICTINPIEAMLGITRNMVNAYGSQIKLKIPPGAQPGSKLRLKGQGVKTEQETGDMYVQIDIRVPENLSVQEREILREAARKVNLI from the coding sequence ATGTCGGAGAAAAAGGATTACTATAAAATTCTCGGGGTACACGAGCGAGCCGCGCCTGAAGAGATCAAGAAAATGTACCGGCAGCTGGCTCGTGAGTACCATCCGGACCGTAATCAAGGGCGGTCCGATGCCGAGGAACGCTTCAAAGCGGTCCAGGAAGCCTATGATATCCTGTCCGACCCGCGCAAGCGCCGCATGTACGACCACCAGCGGCGCGAACCGATCGAGTCCTTCGAGGCGCCGAACGGCGACTCGTTCTACCGCCAGGCCGACGGGTCGTACGTCCGGCGCGAACGCCGCCGGCCCGCCCAGCCGCCGCAGGAATCGCAACCCTACACGAACGGCGCCCGTCCTTCGGGCGGCGTGAGCGGTTTTTTCAGCCGGCTCTTCGGCGGCGGCGAAGAGGAAGCTCCCCCGGGCGACAAACGGGGTAAACTGGATCTCGACACGCGACTTCGACTCTCCTTTACCCAGGCCCTCAAGGGCGGCAAGACCGAAGTCACGCTTCCGCATGGCGAAACCGTGCGCATCAAGATTCCCCGCGGCGTCCAGTCGGGTTTCAAGATTCGCCTCAAGGAGCGCGGTCGCGTCGGGTCGACGGCCATCGGCGACCTCTACGTCACCTTCGAGGTCGAACCGCACCACTTCTTTCGCCGCATCGGCGACGATCTGCACATCATCTGCACGATCAATCCCATCGAGGCCATGCTCGGCATCACCCGCAACATGGTGAACGCCTACGGCTCGCAGATCAAGCTCAAGATTCCCCCGGGCGCGCAGCCCGGCTCCAAGCTGCGCCTGAAAGGCCAGGGCGTGAAGACGGAACAGGAGACGGGGGATATGTACGTGCAGATCGATATCCGCGTGCCGGAGAACCTCTCCGTGCAGGAGCGCGAAATCCTTCGCGAGGCGGCGCGGAAGGTCAACCTGATCTGA
- a CDS encoding histidinol-phosphate transaminase, with amino-acid sequence METPHSSYAALLSRRQWFRRAGGTAMALAVAPQVSLSREASPTRALRDAGPVRLSSNENPFGPSPSAREAMSAAFDEACRYPYAGATEDLIACIAEREGVTPDHILIGCGSSEILATTGMTYGLNGGELVAADPTYQGMLTYAESVGAYVHRVPLDADLVHDLPAMEQRVTPATRLVFVCNPNNPTATIAPTSALRDFCDTVSRRAVVFVDEAYIDLLDDPAAHTLVDLVHQDHNVIVGRTFSKIHGLAGMRIGYAIARPDIIKRIGAHRMGSPNVLGLRAAIASLEDTTFQTYSRERIAEGRAFVTGVLDELGYRYAASHANFVFYHTGIPIQQYQKMMRDRGVLVARPFPPYLDWCRVSIGTMDELAVFADAARDIKAMG; translated from the coding sequence ATGGAAACGCCCCACAGCTCGTACGCCGCCCTGCTCTCCCGTCGTCAGTGGTTTCGCCGCGCCGGCGGCACCGCCATGGCGCTCGCCGTCGCGCCGCAGGTCTCCCTGTCTCGCGAAGCATCGCCAACACGCGCCCTGCGTGACGCCGGCCCCGTACGCCTCAGCTCGAACGAAAACCCGTTCGGTCCCTCGCCCAGCGCGCGGGAGGCCATGTCGGCCGCGTTCGATGAGGCCTGCCGATACCCCTACGCCGGCGCCACGGAGGACCTCATCGCCTGCATCGCCGAGCGCGAGGGCGTCACGCCGGACCATATCCTGATCGGGTGCGGCTCCAGCGAGATCCTGGCGACCACGGGCATGACCTACGGACTCAACGGCGGCGAACTCGTGGCCGCCGATCCAACCTACCAGGGGATGCTTACCTATGCGGAGAGCGTCGGCGCCTACGTGCACCGCGTGCCGCTGGACGCCGATCTGGTGCACGACCTGCCCGCCATGGAGCAGCGCGTCACGCCGGCCACGCGGCTCGTGTTCGTCTGCAATCCGAACAACCCCACGGCCACGATCGCCCCGACCTCTGCCCTGCGCGACTTCTGCGACACGGTATCCCGGCGCGCCGTCGTGTTCGTGGATGAAGCCTACATCGACCTGCTCGACGACCCGGCCGCGCACACGCTGGTCGATCTCGTCCACCAGGATCACAACGTGATCGTCGGCCGGACATTTTCCAAGATCCACGGCCTGGCCGGCATGCGCATCGGGTATGCGATAGCCCGACCGGACATCATCAAACGTATCGGCGCCCACCGGATGGGGAGTCCGAACGTGCTCGGCCTCCGCGCCGCGATCGCCAGCCTGGAAGACACCACGTTCCAGACCTACAGTCGCGAACGCATCGCGGAAGGCCGGGCCTTCGTTACCGGCGTGCTCGACGAACTGGGGTACCGCTACGCCGCGTCACACGCCAACTTCGTCTTCTACCACACCGGCATCCCGATCCAGCAGTACCAGAAGATGATGCGGGATCGCGGCGTGCTGGTCGCGCGGCCATTCCCTCCGTACCTCGACTGGTGCCGCGTGAGCATCGGCACGATGGATGAACTGGCCGTCTTCGCCGACGCGGCGCGCGACATCAAGGCGATGGGCTGA
- the typA gene encoding translational GTPase TypA produces the protein MTSSHLRNIAIVAHVDHGKTTLVDAMLWQSGTFRDNQEVQERVMDSMDLEREKGITIMAKNTAILYEGTKINIVDTPGHADFGGEVERTLRMVDGIMLLVDAAEGPLPQTRFVLNKALELKLPAIVVINKIDRQDARPQEVLNEIYDLFIDLDANEDQIEFPVLYAVARDGQCTTSLTEPLTDLRPLFETIVNRLPAPEGDPDKPLQVLVTNVVPDPYLGPLAIGRVMQGTVKNRQRVVIYHRDDTTTEMSVTALFGYQGLQRVETPEAGPGDIIALGGVAGIGLGESITDAENPSPLPPLHVDEPTMSMEFRINDSPFSGMEGQYVTSRNLRDRLMKEAETNLAMRIETTETSDSFLVFGRGELQMAILIEQMRREGFEFAVGMPQVITQIIDGHKNEPYEKVLIDVPEEHMGIVVQKLGPRKGQLTHMTNHGSGRVRLEFLIPSRGLIGYRTEFLTDTKGTGLLTHIFEGYKPWAGPIVHRTTGALVSDRPGKVTGYAIINIQERGVLFVGPQDPVYRGMIVGENSRDVDLDVNITKEKKLTNMRAASADSFEKLVPPRVMSLEEAIEFTREDELIEVTPKSIRLRKRYLDPNERKRKSLPA, from the coding sequence ATGACCTCTTCCCATCTTCGAAATATTGCCATCGTGGCGCACGTCGACCACGGAAAAACCACACTGGTCGACGCCATGCTCTGGCAGAGCGGCACCTTCCGCGACAACCAGGAGGTACAGGAGCGCGTGATGGATTCGATGGATCTGGAGCGCGAGAAGGGCATCACGATCATGGCCAAAAATACGGCCATCCTGTACGAAGGCACCAAGATCAACATCGTCGACACGCCGGGCCACGCCGACTTCGGCGGCGAGGTGGAGCGCACGCTCCGCATGGTGGACGGCATCATGCTCCTCGTCGACGCCGCGGAAGGCCCCCTGCCACAGACGCGCTTCGTGCTCAACAAGGCCCTCGAACTCAAGCTGCCGGCCATCGTCGTCATCAACAAGATCGACCGGCAGGACGCCCGTCCCCAGGAAGTGCTCAACGAGATCTATGACCTCTTCATCGATCTCGACGCCAACGAGGACCAGATCGAGTTTCCCGTCCTCTACGCCGTCGCCCGCGACGGGCAGTGCACCACGTCGCTGACGGAACCGCTGACGGACCTGCGGCCGCTGTTCGAAACGATCGTCAACCGGCTGCCGGCGCCCGAAGGCGACCCCGACAAGCCGCTCCAGGTGCTGGTCACCAACGTCGTCCCCGACCCCTACCTCGGTCCGCTCGCCATCGGCCGCGTCATGCAGGGCACCGTCAAGAACCGGCAGCGCGTCGTCATCTACCACCGCGACGACACGACGACCGAGATGTCCGTCACGGCGCTCTTCGGCTACCAGGGCCTGCAGCGGGTCGAAACCCCTGAAGCCGGCCCGGGAGACATCATCGCCCTCGGCGGCGTGGCCGGCATCGGCCTCGGCGAAAGCATCACCGACGCCGAAAACCCGTCGCCCCTGCCGCCGCTCCATGTCGACGAACCGACCATGTCGATGGAGTTCCGCATCAACGACTCGCCGTTTAGCGGGATGGAAGGGCAGTACGTCACCTCCCGAAACCTGCGCGACCGCCTGATGAAGGAGGCGGAGACCAACCTCGCCATGCGGATCGAGACGACGGAGACGTCGGACTCTTTCCTCGTCTTCGGGCGCGGCGAGCTCCAGATGGCCATCCTGATCGAACAGATGCGCCGCGAAGGCTTCGAGTTCGCCGTGGGCATGCCGCAGGTCATCACCCAGATCATCGACGGGCACAAAAACGAACCGTACGAAAAGGTGCTGATCGACGTGCCGGAAGAGCACATGGGTATCGTCGTCCAGAAGCTCGGGCCCAGAAAGGGACAGCTGACGCACATGACGAACCACGGCTCGGGCCGTGTTCGCCTCGAGTTCCTGATCCCGAGCCGCGGGCTCATCGGGTACCGGACCGAGTTCCTGACGGATACCAAGGGTACCGGTCTGCTGACGCACATCTTCGAAGGCTACAAGCCGTGGGCCGGCCCGATCGTGCACCGCACCACGGGCGCGCTGGTCTCCGACCGGCCGGGCAAGGTCACCGGCTACGCGATCATCAACATCCAGGAGCGCGGCGTCCTCTTCGTGGGGCCGCAGGACCCGGTCTACCGCGGCATGATCGTGGGCGAAAACAGCCGCGACGTCGACCTCGACGTCAATATCACGAAGGAGAAGAAGCTGACCAACATGCGCGCCGCCTCGGCCGACTCGTTCGAGAAGCTCGTTCCGCCCCGTGTGATGTCGCTCGAAGAAGCGATCGAGTTCACGCGCGAGGATGAGCTGATCGAAGTCACGCCGAAGAGCATCCGCCTGCGCAAGCGGTACCTGGATCCCAACGAGCGGAAGCGCAAGAGCCTGCCGGCCTGA
- a CDS encoding cytochrome c, translating into MHVLFLTRSALFILVAFVALVSLFFSREPDPVDLGEYEAGRLVYLARCQLCHGEQADGKGSLTRSVPGLYPRNFTDPKVADRDPEQLRAVVRHGGGAFQLDPMMPAWENILSSDDIDAVVYFVQSVSREGFVRPSPDPLPPLR; encoded by the coding sequence ATGCATGTGCTGTTCCTGACGCGTTCCGCCCTGTTTATCCTGGTCGCGTTTGTCGCCCTGGTGAGCCTTTTCTTTTCCCGAGAGCCCGACCCGGTGGATCTGGGCGAATACGAGGCCGGCCGCCTGGTCTATCTCGCACGGTGCCAGCTCTGCCATGGCGAGCAGGCCGACGGCAAAGGATCGCTCACGCGCAGTGTGCCGGGGCTGTACCCGAGGAATTTTACCGACCCGAAGGTCGCGGACCGCGATCCGGAACAGCTCAGGGCCGTCGTGCGCCATGGAGGCGGCGCATTTCAGCTCGACCCCATGATGCCGGCGTGGGAAAACATCCTGAGCAGCGACGACATCGACGCCGTGGTGTATTTCGTTCAATCGGTGAGCCGCGAGGGCTTCGTACGCCCCTCTCCGGATCCGCTTCCCCCGTTGCGATGA
- a CDS encoding cytochrome c peroxidase has product MSYSLALPAVTGIFLVAMCAGPSAAQDAGRDPMAGWAIQAVRLDDIPAPSDNPLTRGKAALGERLFYEPLLSASNTMRCATCHVPEYGFSEVERRAAEGATMPAPRRAPALNNLARHPALMWDGRSPSLEDQALLPLRAHHEMNQPVDELLTELDAAGYAPLFREVFGDSVGLSEATLAMALAAYERTIVSYDAPFDRYMAGDTGALSPAQRRGKALFETRAGCITCHDGPDFTDYGFHNIGVDTLDAGRFAQVPLPSMKYAFKTPGLRDAARRSSFFHDGSAATLHDVMAFYNRGGRFDPLEVPNVAIEPLGLSEAEIDDLVAFIEALVGTRVGIPLQQAESVVIGHSDAELPGPGGP; this is encoded by the coding sequence ATGAGCTATTCGCTCGCCCTGCCGGCGGTGACCGGCATCTTCCTCGTTGCGATGTGCGCAGGGCCGTCCGCGGCCCAGGACGCCGGGCGCGACCCCATGGCGGGATGGGCCATTCAGGCGGTGCGCCTGGACGACATCCCCGCGCCGTCGGACAACCCGCTCACGCGCGGCAAGGCGGCGCTCGGCGAGCGATTGTTTTACGAGCCTCTGCTTTCGGCCTCGAATACCATGCGTTGCGCCACGTGCCACGTCCCGGAGTACGGCTTTAGCGAGGTGGAGCGGCGCGCCGCCGAAGGTGCGACGATGCCGGCCCCGCGCCGCGCGCCGGCGCTGAACAACCTGGCCCGGCATCCGGCGCTGATGTGGGACGGACGGTCTCCGAGCCTGGAAGACCAGGCGCTGTTGCCGCTCCGCGCGCACCACGAAATGAACCAGCCGGTGGACGAACTCCTCACCGAACTCGACGCCGCCGGCTATGCGCCGCTGTTCCGGGAGGTCTTCGGGGACTCCGTCGGGCTCAGCGAGGCCACGCTGGCGATGGCGCTCGCGGCCTACGAGCGGACGATCGTGTCGTACGACGCTCCGTTCGATCGGTACATGGCCGGCGACACCGGGGCGCTCAGTCCGGCGCAGCGCCGGGGCAAGGCGCTTTTCGAAACCCGAGCCGGCTGCATCACCTGCCACGACGGTCCCGATTTCACCGACTACGGCTTCCACAACATCGGGGTGGACACCCTGGACGCCGGCCGGTTCGCGCAGGTGCCGCTCCCTTCCATGAAATATGCCTTCAAGACGCCCGGCCTGCGCGATGCGGCCCGGCGCAGCTCGTTTTTCCACGACGGCTCGGCGGCTACGCTGCATGACGTCATGGCGTTCTACAACCGGGGAGGGCGGTTCGACCCGCTCGAAGTCCCCAACGTCGCCATCGAACCGCTGGGGTTGAGCGAGGCGGAGATCGACGACCTGGTGGCCTTCATCGAGGCGCTCGTCGGGACGCGCGTCGGCATCCCGCTGCAGCAGGCCGAATCCGTCGTCATCGGCCATTCCGACGCCGAACTACCTGGCCCGGGGGGTCCATGA